A single window of Oscillospiraceae bacterium DNA harbors:
- a CDS encoding DUF177 domain-containing protein: protein MSTKGVCMVIDISKIAGADGATLDFSGEVKFDDYEYPVKVKGTVKNYSGQYVLNCDMETVFLAQCARCLKEFKKDISFSMEEVLGSEDCLECLKIVQNTIDITEGVYTLLSINLSQKFLCKESCKGLCFVCGTNLNESECNCDKDVVDPRFEVLKNLLNKVE, encoded by the coding sequence ATGTCAACTAAAGGAGTCTGTATGGTTATAGATATTTCTAAAATCGCAGGAGCGGACGGGGCAACCCTTGATTTTAGCGGTGAAGTTAAATTTGATGATTATGAATATCCCGTTAAAGTTAAAGGGACAGTTAAAAATTATTCCGGTCAGTATGTATTAAACTGCGATATGGAAACGGTTTTTTTGGCACAGTGTGCACGTTGCCTTAAGGAATTCAAAAAGGATATTTCTTTTTCGATGGAAGAAGTTCTGGGCAGTGAAGACTGTTTGGAATGTCTTAAGATTGTACAGAATACCATAGATATAACCGAAGGAGTTTACACTCTGTTATCAATTAATTTATCTCAGAAATTTTTGTGCAAAGAAAGTTGTAAAGGGCTTTGCTTTGTGTGTGGAACAAATCTTAATGAGAGTGAATGTAACTGTGATAAAGATGTTGTAGATCCGAGATTTGAAGTATTAAAAAATTTGTTAAATAAAGTCGAATAA
- a CDS encoding 50S ribosomal protein L32 codes for MAVPKRKVSKARRDKRRANWKLTIPGMVKCPQCQEYKLPHRVCMSCGSYDGKEVIKVEA; via the coding sequence ATGGCAGTTCCAAAGAGAAAAGTGTCAAAAGCAAGAAGAGATAAGAGAAGAGCAAACTGGAAACTAACTATTCCGGGTATGGTAAAATGCCCTCAGTGCCAAGAATATAAATTACCTCACAGAGTATGTATGTCTTGTGGTAGTTATGACGGCAAAGAAGTTATCAAAGTTGAAGCGTAG